A stretch of Aedes aegypti strain LVP_AGWG chromosome 2, AaegL5.0 Primary Assembly, whole genome shotgun sequence DNA encodes these proteins:
- the LOC110675608 gene encoding uncharacterized protein LOC110675608 produces MDLYLRRYILYHGFAIGFGAFVVSILTIYLYVKEDVHVYFSQLSFYTWVYWIGTWAWLLGALWILAGASFLFGILKKRKSALLPLLFLLGIHLLAVLFGDVLLVLDLSYMNWNFSPFLNVSQFASIIYVILHVGFTIVVLGKLIDEDSRKSNWTGTSLQVCGQPTTVSDESEFVVIS; encoded by the exons ATGGATTTGTATCTGCGGCGTTATATTTTGTATCACGGCTTCGCCATTGGCTTTGGAGCCTTCGTCGTATCAATTTTAACCATATATCTGTACGTGAAAGAAGATGTGCACGTATATTTTTCGCAGCTGTCGTTTT ACACTTGGGTATACTGGATTGGAACCTGGGCATGGCTACTGGGAGCTTTGTGGATTTTGGCAGGCGCTAGCTTCCTGTTTGGAATTTTAAAG AAGAGAAAATCAGCCCTTCTTCCACTGCTGTTTCTGCTTGGAATCCATTTGCTGGCGGTTCTCTTTGGGGACGTGTTGTTAGTGCTGGACCTCTCATATATGAACTGGAACTTCAGCCCATTTCTGAACGTGTCCCAGTTTGCGAGCATTATTT ATGTAATACTCCATGTGGGATTCACAATCGTGGTGCTTGGAAAGCTGATCGATGAGGATTCTCGGAAATCCAACTGGACGGGAACGAGTCTGCAGGTTTGCGGTCAACCTACTACTGTAAGCGATGAGTCGGAATTTGTAGTGATTTCTTAG